The genomic stretch CGGCTACATCCCTGAGGTAGATGATATTTCCTCCTTCGATCTTGACGATGATGTCGTTGAGCTCTGAAGGATCTTCAAACTCTCCTGTAATCCGCAGCGCCCTCCTGAAATCACCGCTGAGGATGTTCCCTCCTGAGATCGTCACGTTTTCCGAAGAAATCGCATCGGCGATATCCCCAAAGCTCACCTCCATGGCCTCCATTTTGAACAGGTCGGCATTTACTTGGATCTCACGGTCGATGGTACCGGTAAGGTCCGCACTGGATATCTCGGGCAGGGCCTCTATTTCATCTTCCAGGTACTCGCCAAACTCCTTCAGCTCTTCTTGTGAGTAATTCCCCGAAAGGTTCACAAACATGATCGGCATTTCCGAAAAGTCGAGCTCAAAAATATTCGGATCCTGATCCAGGTCGGTGGGCAATTCGCTCTTGGACTTGTCCACCGCATCCTTGGTATCCTGCAGGGCCCTGGAAATATCCACTCCGGGATTGAACTCGATGATAATGGTGGAGTAATCCTGTATGGAAGTAGACTCAATGGTCTTCACATCCTTGAGCGATTTAAGCTCCTTCTCAATGGGACGTGTGATGAGGTTCTCCATATCCACCGGGGAGTTTCCCGGATAGCTGGTCCCTATATACACGGTAGGGATGACAATTTCGGGAAAACTCTCCTTGGGCATCGTCCGGTAGGCATACAGGCCCATAAAAGTGATGATCAGCGAAAGGATGATCACACTGGTCTTGTTATTGACCGCCAGCGAGGATAGCCCAAATTCCCTGGTTACATTCTTATCTTGTTGTTTTTCTGCCATGATTAACTTTCAACGATTTGAACTTTGGAACCTTCAGCTACTTCTCTGAATCCTTTGTCTATCAGCACTTCCCCGCCTGAAAGTCCTTCCTTGATTTCGGAAACCCTGTGATAGGTCTCTCCCTTCGTGATGTATTGTTTCTTGGCCTGTCCGTTGTCCACCACAAAGACGTACTCGCCTTTGTTATCACGTTGGATTAGGTTGGTAGGAACGGTCGTCGCCGCTTTATTTTCATAATCCTTGATCCGGAGCACCGATATCATATTCGGTTTGATATGCTTCACGCTCGGCAAGAACACCTCCACTTTGAAGGTTCTGTTATTGGGATTGATGATGGCTCCCACTGCGGTCACTTTGGTATTAACCTCACGGTCCAGTGAAGGGAATTGCACTTTTACCGAATCTCCTTGCTCCAACACCCCTACATAGGCCTCGGAAATATCCGCTTCGATGTACAGGTCGCTTTCCCCGACAAAGTTGATGATCGGCATGCCCGGCTGCACCAGCTCTCCCAGTTTTACCATCACCTCTTCCACAGTACCATGGTACGGAGCACGGATGGTGGTTTTATCCTTCTGTGTTTTTAGGGTTTCCAGGTTCTTCTCCAGCGACTCCACCCTGTTTTTTGCTTCGAGGTACTGCACTTCGGTGCCGATTTCGCGTTCCCAAAGGCGCTTCTGCTTTTCATATAGGGTAGTGGCCAGGTCCAGCTGTGTCTCCAGTTCGGAGATATTGTTATCAATGGATTCCCCATCAATGCTCACCAATACCTCTCCTTTGGAAGCCCGCATCCCTTCATGCACATCGATCTGCTCTATCCTTCCGGACACTTCGGAACTGATGTTGACATTCTTTTTGGAAAGTACCGATCCGGTCACTTCCAGGTAATGTTCAAAGGCTTGGTTCTGGGCCTTGACAGTGGTCACCAAAACGGATTTTCTATTGCTCCTTGCAAAAGTAGAGTCCTCTGCGGAAATCTCCTTTTCGAGCGCGGAGATATTATCCTTCAGCTCATGGTACTGATCCTTGTATGCTTTCAGCTGGGCTTTTTTTGCCTCCAGCTCAGATTCTTGCGGGCCGCAGGAAAAAGTCATTGCGGCCGCTAATGCCAATGATAATCTGGAAAAGGTTTTCATATTGCTATAATGGTATATGTATTTTTTCATCTTAATATTCCTAATGCTTTTTCAAGATCCACCTTGGAGATCAAAGCGTCGTACAATGCACTGTAATAATTGATCTCGGCTTCCACAAGGTCGGAGTCCGCCTCCACTACCTCAAAGTTGGAGCCCACACCTTCGGTATACTTGATCCGGCTGATTTCGTACACTTCGCTGGCAAGCTCCATGTTTTCCCGCTGGACATCCAGTGTTTTGAGGTTGTTCTGCAGGTTTGTCCTCGCCTGGAAGCGTTCGACCACAATGTTATCATCCAGCATGTCGATCTGGTTTTCGATCTGCTGCAGCTGGATACGGTTTTGCTGGATCCGCTTGGCCTTGGCCAGTCCATCAAAAATGGGCACGTTCAGCGTGAGCCCGACAAAGGCACCCGTAAACCAATTTTCACCATCCCATAGCGTGTTGAACTGCTGTCCTGCACCGTTCCGCTGGTAGGTGAAGTTCGCGTTGAGACTGGGCAGGTACTGTACCGTATTGTTTTTCAGGTCCAGTTTCACCAGTTCCCAGTTGGTCTGTAGCTGGTCCATTTCTACCCTTCGGTAACCTGGGTTGTCCAATAGATCCGTAATTTGCTCCGGCTGGTTCAAATCCCGCAAGCTTTCGGTCATGCGGATCTCATATTCAATCGGCAGGCCCATCTGGACCTTTAGCAGTTGCTTGCTGATCTCTGAGGCGGCATTGATCTTATCCAGCTCGGTCCTGATGTTATTGTACTGCACCTTCACACGGGAAACTTCGATCTTCTCGGCAAAGCCTTCCTCATACAGGGCCGTAGTTTCCTGGAGCAGCGTGTCGATCCTTGCCAGATTGGCCTCGGCGAGCTGCTGCCGCTCCTCGTTGACCAGCACGGTAAAAAAGGCCTTTTTGACATTCTCGATGACATCATTTTCGGTTTTTTCCTTATCAAACTCGCTGAGCTGTCTGTAGGTACGTGCTGCCTTTAGTCCCACAAAGTACGATCCGTCAAAGATCATCTGGTTCACCGTTACCGATATGCCACTCTGGTAGTTGACGCCAAACTGTACCGGAATCACATCCGAAGGGTTGTCCGGATCTGCAAAAGGTCCCTCGTTGGGCAAAAACATCACCGGAATGGATACGTTCTTGGTAAAATCAAAACTGCCATTGATCTGGGGCAGTCCCTGAGCCACCTGCTCTCCTACCGAAGCTTTTGAAGCAAAAGTCTCCAGCAAGGCATTCTTGGCATCGGCGTTGTTTTCCAAAGCGTACTGGACGCTTTCCTCTAAAGTAAACTCCAATACTTCCTGGGCGGATACCCGACCTGCCAGCAGGCAGGTGAGCAGGACGCCAAAAAGGGAGAATCTGGTTGTTAAACGCATGAATTAATCCTGATTATTGATTTTATAAAATAGTTCTCTTCCTTTATCGGTCAAAATACCGTGGATAAAATGATCCATGATCGCCATCTGAACTTCCATAACATTGAATTTCGATGGCGGGAATTTTTCCGAATCAAATGTACTGGCAATCTGGTCCATTCTGACCAAGGCCAGGATATTTGCATCAATTTCCGGCCTGAAGTACCCTTCTTTCTTACCTTTCTCCAAGACGTCAGAAATGGTCTTGATGGCACAGTTTTGCCTAAAATCCTCAAACAATTTCCAACAACTGGGATAATACCGCTGGATTTCACTGAATACCACAGGGTTGATATTGGAAAACCTTGAGCGGATGTATTTGGACACCTCCACAAAATGCCATATCGCCCCTTGGTTTTCATCATAGAGATTCATAAAAAACTCCTGGTCCTCCAGCATTTTGTTTTTAAAGGCCTCCAGCACCAACTGCGCCTTATCCTTGAACTCCTGGTATATCGTCTTCTTCGAAACACCAGCAGCCCGGGCTATATCATCCACGGTCACATACCTTACCCCCAAACGGGCAAATTGGTCCATGGCGATTGTCAATATCTTTTCGCGTGTCTCCAAAATCTCAGTCCACTTCTAAATTTCACTCACGCAAAACTGCGGAAACTTTATGAAACCTCAAAGTTTCCGGCGTTTTATTTCCACTCCCTGGTGCCTCTCATCAAAAACCCTACAAAAACCAAAACCACCCCGGGTAGGGTATCCCGGCCACTTCGAAAGACCGCACTGTACGCATATGGTCAATGCATTGTCCATAACCGGACGACAGACTAACCTTTTATTCTTCATCAAAGGTATTGGGCGAATAGCAAAAGTCCCCACGTGTTTAGGTTATCTTTATTAAATACTCGGTGAAGCCCCCGCTTTTATCGGTAAGGCTTTGATCCCCCGGCAACTTTCCTGAACCACCTCTCCTCGACGGTGTTCTCCCCTCTGATATAACGTGTAGAAAAACTCCAAAACCATTGTGCTGACAAGCCGTTCCCGTACAGCCAATATAAAATCCAACGGGCTCTTCCAAGTTTTCAACCATTTGCGTACCTTTGCTCCTTAATTTATGGTCATCCAATAACAGCGGACATGATTCTCTTTTTCCAATCCCCACAAAAAAACACCATCTACGCTCTAGAAGCCAAACAACCTGTCGCACCTGAGGACCTCCAAAAGCTTTCATGGCTCTTTGGCGAAGCCAGCCAGCTCGCACAGGAAAAGGTGGAAGGCAGCTATGCCGGCCCCAGAAAAGAAATGATCACTCCCTGGTCTACCAATGCAGTGGAAATCACTGCCAATATGGGCATCTCGGGAATCCTTAGAATTGAGGAGTTCAGTCTCCTGGAGGAAGGCCAGGAAATTGACCCTATGCTCCAGGCCAAGTACGATGGACTTGGGCAGGACACCTTTACCATCGACCTGAAACCAGAAGAAGTGCTGTCGATCACCGACATCAAATCTTATAATGTACAGGAAGGCCTTGCCCTGAGCGATGAGGAAATCGGATATTTGGAAAAGGTCAGCAAAAGTCTTGGCAGGCCACTGACCGACAGTGAGGTTTTCGGCTTCAGCCAAGTGAATTCCGAACACTGCCGCCACAAGATATTCAATGGCACCTTTGTCATCGATGGAGAGGAAAAGGAAAACACCCTATTCCAGTTGATCAAAAAAACCTCTATCAAGCATCCGAATAAAATCGTTTCTGCCTATAAGGACAATGTGGCCTTCGTTAAGGGACCAAAGGCGCAGCAATTTGCCCCCAAAAGCCAGGATAAAGCCGATTATTTCCAGCCAGAAAGCATCGACACCGTCCTTTCGCTAAAGGCGGAAACGCATAATTTCCCCACTACTGTAGAACCTTTTAATGGCGCTGCCACCGGTTCGGGAGGAGAAATCCGGGACAGGCTGGCAGGAGGAACGGCCTCCATTCCACTGGCCGGTACGGCCGTATACATGACCTCCTACTCCAGAAGCGAGGCGGGAAGAAGCTGGGAAAAGGATCTCAACGAGCGAAAATGGCTCTACCAAACCCCAATGGACATCCTGATCAAGGCCTCCAACGGTGCCAGTGATTTTGGCAATAAATTTGGACAGCCCTTGATCTGTGGAAGTGTCCTTACCTTTGAGCATGAAGAAAACGATAAGCAGTTTGGCTTTGACAAGGTCATCATGCTGGCAGGTGGTATTGGATTTACCAGGGAAAAATACAGCCTTAAGAACACCCCGGTAAAAGGCAACAAAATCGTCATCATGGGCGGCGACAACTACCGCATTGGCATGGGCGGAAGTGCCGTTTCTTCGGTAAACACCGGTGAATTCAGCAATTCCATCGAGCTGAATGCCATTCAGCGCTCCAACCCTGAAATGCAAAAAAGAGTGGCCAATGTCATTCGAGCCATGGCCGAAAACGACCATAATCCTATCATCTCCATCCACGACCACGGAGCCGGCGGACACCTTAACTGCCTGTCTGAACTGGTAGAAGATACGGGAGGAAATATCGACATTGATAAACTTCCCGTGGGCGACCCTACCCTATCTGCCAAGGAGATCATCGGCAACGAGTCCCAGGAAAGAATGGGATTGGTCATCGGCGAGGAGCATGTGGAAACCTTGAAAAAAATATCCGAACGTGAACGTGCTCCATTCTATGTGGTGGGTGAAACCACCGGGGACATGCACTTCAGGTTTGAAAACAAAAACTCGGGAGAAAAACCGATCGACTGGGACTTGTCCCATATGTTTGGCAGCTCTCCCAAAACCATCCTTACCGACAACAAAGCAACGACACAATATGCAGAGCCTGTCTACCAAACCGCTGATCTGAAGCAGTATATTGCCGAGGTTCTCCAATTGGAAGCTGTGGCCTGTAAGGACTGGCTCACCAATAAAGTGGATAGATCGGTAACAGGTCGTGTGGCCACCCAGCAGACCACTGGCGCCATCCAGGTACCCCTGAACAACGTCGCTGTCATGGCCATAGACTTTACCGGTAAAAAAGGCATCGCTACTTCCATCGGGCATGCTCCCGTGGCGGCTTTGACCAACCCGGAAGCAGGATCCAAACTGGCCATCGCAGAAGCACTTACCAACTTGGTATGGGCACCGATAGAGGACGGGCTCAGCGGTATTTCGCTCAGTGCCAACTGGATGTGGCCTGCCAAAAACGAGGGAGAAAACGACCGCCTGTACAGGGCCGTTCAGTCGGTGAGCGACTTTGCCATTGACTTGGGCATCAATATCCCTACCGGAAAAGATTCCCTGTCCATGACCCAAAAATACCCTGACGGCAAGACCGTCTACTCACCCGGCACGGTCATCATCTCCAGCGTGGGCGAATGTGCCGATATCCGCAAGACGGTCACTCCAGACCTGAAACCGGTGACGGGCACCAAACTGCTTTATATAGACTTCTCCAAGGACAATGCTCAGTTGGGAGGAAGCAGTTTTGCACAAGTGGTCAATAAAATAGGCAATACACCGCCTACTGTCAAGGACAATGACTACTTCGCAAAAGCCTTTATGGCCGTGCAGCAATTGGTAGCAAAGGGACTGCTCCTTTCAGGACACGACATCTCCTCTGGTGGTTTGATCACCACGCTACTGGAAATGACCTTCCCTACCAAGGCTTGCGGACTGAATGTCAAAACGGACCAACTCGAAGAGAAGGACATTATCAAAGCCCTTTTTGCTGAAAATCCCGGCGTGGTCGTCCAGGCCAAGGATGCCAAAACTGTAAAAGCCAACCTGGAAGAACTTGGCATTTCCTACATCACCATTGCAGAAGTCACCACTGACGGCAAGGTAACCCTGGAAGGAGTGGACATGTCACTCGATGTGGCCTCACACCGGGACACTTGGTTCAAATCATCCTACCTGCTGGACCAAAAACAAAGTGGTCAGCGGCTTGCCAAGGACCGATTTGACAATTATAAGCAGCAGCCATTGGAATTTACGTTTGGCAAGAACTGGGAAGGCACTTACGATGCCTTTAAGCTAAACCCTTACCGGCATGAAGCCAATGGCACCAAAGCCGCCATCATCCGGGAAAAGGGGGTAAATGGAGACAGGGAAATGGCCTACGCACTATGGCTGGCAGGGTTTGATGTCAAGGACGTCCACATGACCGACCTTATCACTGGTCGTGAGACGTTGGAAGATGTCAATATGATCGTTTTCGTAGGAGGTTTCTCCAATTCCGATGTGTTGGGATCCGCCAAGGGCTGGGCAGGAGCTTTCCTGTTCAATGAAAAGGCAAAAACCGCTTTGGACAATTTCTATGCCCGTCCTGATACGCTGAGCCTTGGTGTATGTAACGGTTGTCAGTTAATGATAGAACTTGGGCTGATCAACCGTGACCATGACGTGAAGCCAAAGATGTTGCACAATGAAAGCCATAAATTCGAATCTTCCTTTGTCAATGTGGACATTCCTGAAAACAACACCGTGATGTTCGGTTCTCTTTCCGGCCAACGGTTAGGGGTATGGGTGGCCCATGGTGAAGGAAAGTTCTCCCTTCCCAAAGAAGAGGAAGCGTACAATATTGGCATGAAATACAGCTACCAGGCCTACCCTGGCAATCCTAATGGTTCGGATTACGCCGTAGCCGGTTTGGCCTCACGTGATGGCCGCCACTTGGCCATTATGCCACATATCGAACGCTCCCTGGCACCTTGGAACTGGCCTGATTACCCCGAGGAACTAATAGATCAGGAAATCACGCCGTGGGTAGAAGCCTTCGTCAATGCCAAAGAATGGGTAGCTTCCCACCAATAGTGGATCACCCCTTGGAGTCAGTACTTTTTTTTTACTGACTTCAAGGGACTTACAAAAAACCCTCAAAAAAACTTTAAATCAGGGTTTGCATTAAAAAAAAAAGCACATACCTTTGTGTCACATTTAAGGCAAACACGGCCTTAAGCACATAAAAATGACCCATGGTGTAACTGGCAACACGTCTGATTTTGGTTCAGAAGAGTCTAGGTTCGAGCCCTAGTGGGTCAACAAAAGCAAAAACCGCATTACGAAATGCGGTTTTTGCTTTTTAAAAGAAACCAGTTTTCAGTTTGCCTTAAATGCCATCTATATTCATATTTTTTATGACCCTTTCTTTTTATCTCGAATTATTTCATTTAATAGCTCCCGAAAATTTAAACGCTTAACTTTTTTCTTGAATTAGGTCGTTTATCTGACCAATGATTCTTTCTAGAATAATATTTGTTACTTACATTAAGTGCTTTAATATAGAATTCATATGAAATCCATAAAATCAAATACAGCATATCCAAACCTACCTCAAAGGTTGTTCTGGGATTTCGATTTCGATAAACTGGATTGGGATAAAAGCTATCGAACAGTCATCGAAAGGGTAATTGAGCGGGGTACTAAAACTGAATTGACTGAAATGACGAGGTATTATGGCAAAAACTTAATTAAGTCTGCTTTAAAAGACGAGATCAATTATCTTCCTGAATATGCCATTGACTTGGTTGAACAAAATTTTGGCTTAAAAAGAACCCAACTCAAATGCTACAAAAAGACACAGTCTCGGCATCAACATTGGCTTTGATTAATGAAAGATGAGAAACGTCAAGGATTTCTATTTTTAGCAGGCTATGCCGCCACAGCTCTACGACTTTGATCTCCTATATCTTATCATAACTTTTCTTACCCTCACCTGAATTCCTTCATTCATTTAATAGTTTACATTTTGTAACAATATCAAAAGATAATCGGATATTTTTCGATTATCTTATTTATTTTATACATTTATGATATGGATGTAAACCAGCAAATACGTAATCATTCCCATGCGCCCATTTCCCACCAATTACTTATCCATTGGTTAAAAGGATATAAAAGGCCAAATGATAAAATCATGCATTTAAAGACCAAAGGAATATTGAGCCAAATAAAAAAAGGGCTCTATACAGCTGGTCCAGGATTGACCAATGATAAACCTGACCTGATCCTGCTGGCAAACCACATTCTTGGCCCAAGTTATGTCTCCATGGAAACCGCCCTATCACATTATGGAATGATCCCCGAAAGGGTCTTTGAGATTACCTCCATGTGTACCAAAAGCTCCCGGGAATTTCATACTCTCTACGGAACATTTTCCTACAGGCAGCTACCACTTACCTACTATGCTTTGGGAATAAGATCAACCCCTGTTTCAACGAACCAGTTTGCACTAATGGCCACTCCAGAAAAGGCTATATGTGACAAAATCGTCACTACTCCAGGCACTATCAGAAGCATAGCTTCGGCTTATAATTTCCTTGTTGAGAACTTACGAATGGACGAATTCCAGCTTAGAAAACTTGATTTAGAATCAATCCGTAAATGGTTGGTAGTATCCCCCAAAAGCAGTAGCATTTATTACATAATAAAAATGATTGAGCGGTTATGATCAAAGATTGGTTAAATACATATAATCCCGGAAATGAGCAAGAAGCTAAAGACGCATTGAGGGAAATTATGCAAGAAATTGCTCTTTCAGGGCTCTATAGATCAGGGTTCTTCGAAAAAGCGGCTTTTTACGGAGGGACAGCTCTTAGGATATTCTATGGCTTGGACAGGTTTTCTGAGGACCTCGATTTTAGTCTTTTGAAGGAGGACACTTCATTTTCCATTGCCAAATACGAAAATGCAATCATCGACGAATTCGCATCTCTGGGAATGAACGTATCGATAAAGGAAAAAAACAAAACAGCAGACAGCAACATTAATTCGGCCTTCCTGAAATCGGAAACAGTGTGGAAGGAACTTATTTTGGAAGGAATAATCCCCCAAAACGGACTTAAACAAATGGCAAACATAAAGATAAAGCTTGAGATCGACACCAAGCCACCATTGGGCTTTGATACCGAAGAAAAGCTATTGTTAAAACCCTTTTCCTTTTACGTCAAATGTTTCTCCATTTCCGATCTGTTTGCAGGAAAAATGCATGCTCTTTTGTTCAGAAGATGGGGCACCAATGTAAAAGGGAGGGATTGGTACGATATGGAATGGTATATCCGGAGAGATACCAAATTGAATTTATCTCATTTTGCCGTTCGGGCAATGGATAGTGGTGACTGGAAGAAAAACCAAATATCAGAAACTGAGTTTCTTGAATTATTAAATAGAAGAATAGACACTGTAAATATGGATTATGTCAAAAGGGATATACGTAGATTCATAAAAACACCAAGCGTTTTGGATATCTGGAACAAGAATTATTTTAAAGATTTGATAAAGCATCTACAATTCACCACCTAAAAACCAAATAACAGCTAGTTGCATCTACCCATCTCGATCCAATCAATAGATCTTTATTGAAGCTGGAATTTGAATCAATTCCAATGCCATTTCCAAATCCTCCACAAACCGGTTCGAAATAAGTACCAAGTGGTCAACAAAAGCAAAAACCGCATTATGTAATGCGGTTTTTGTTGTTTTATAGCCTATCAGTTTTTAGTTTGCCTTTAAGGTAACCATTTTCCCACCTTACTATAACTTGGGATACAACTATTTCTTTACTCATCCTTCAATACATTGACAGGATTGGTAATCGCAGCTCGGTAACTCAAGCCGCTGATGGTCAGCAATGCCACGCAAAGGGTAAGCAGGCCCGCCAATCCAAAAATCCACCAGTCCAATGTGGTCTTATAGGCAAAGCTTTCCAGCCACTTGCTCATAAAATAATAGGACACTGGACAAGCTATGGCAAAAGCCACCAAAACCCACCTT from Echinicola soli encodes the following:
- a CDS encoding TolC family protein → MRLTTRFSLFGVLLTCLLAGRVSAQEVLEFTLEESVQYALENNADAKNALLETFASKASVGEQVAQGLPQINGSFDFTKNVSIPVMFLPNEGPFADPDNPSDVIPVQFGVNYQSGISVTVNQMIFDGSYFVGLKAARTYRQLSEFDKEKTENDVIENVKKAFFTVLVNEERQQLAEANLARIDTLLQETTALYEEGFAEKIEVSRVKVQYNNIRTELDKINAASEISKQLLKVQMGLPIEYEIRMTESLRDLNQPEQITDLLDNPGYRRVEMDQLQTNWELVKLDLKNNTVQYLPSLNANFTYQRNGAGQQFNTLWDGENWFTGAFVGLTLNVPIFDGLAKAKRIQQNRIQLQQIENQIDMLDDNIVVERFQARTNLQNNLKTLDVQRENMELASEVYEISRIKYTEGVGSNFEVVEADSDLVEAEINYYSALYDALISKVDLEKALGILR
- a CDS encoding efflux RND transporter periplasmic adaptor subunit; this encodes MKKYIYHYSNMKTFSRLSLALAAAMTFSCGPQESELEAKKAQLKAYKDQYHELKDNISALEKEISAEDSTFARSNRKSVLVTTVKAQNQAFEHYLEVTGSVLSKKNVNISSEVSGRIEQIDVHEGMRASKGEVLVSIDGESIDNNISELETQLDLATTLYEKQKRLWEREIGTEVQYLEAKNRVESLEKNLETLKTQKDKTTIRAPYHGTVEEVMVKLGELVQPGMPIINFVGESDLYIEADISEAYVGVLEQGDSVKVQFPSLDREVNTKVTAVGAIINPNNRTFKVEVFLPSVKHIKPNMISVLRIKDYENKAATTVPTNLIQRDNKGEYVFVVDNGQAKKQYITKGETYHRVSEIKEGLSGGEVLIDKGFREVAEGSKVQIVES
- a CDS encoding nucleotidyl transferase AbiEii/AbiGii toxin family protein, whose amino-acid sequence is MIKDWLNTYNPGNEQEAKDALREIMQEIALSGLYRSGFFEKAAFYGGTALRIFYGLDRFSEDLDFSLLKEDTSFSIAKYENAIIDEFASLGMNVSIKEKNKTADSNINSAFLKSETVWKELILEGIIPQNGLKQMANIKIKLEIDTKPPLGFDTEEKLLLKPFSFYVKCFSISDLFAGKMHALLFRRWGTNVKGRDWYDMEWYIRRDTKLNLSHFAVRAMDSGDWKKNQISETEFLELLNRRIDTVNMDYVKRDIRRFIKTPSVLDIWNKNYFKDLIKHLQFTT
- a CDS encoding TetR/AcrR family transcriptional regulator, producing METREKILTIAMDQFARLGVRYVTVDDIARAAGVSKKTIYQEFKDKAQLVLEAFKNKMLEDQEFFMNLYDENQGAIWHFVEVSKYIRSRFSNINPVVFSEIQRYYPSCWKLFEDFRQNCAIKTISDVLEKGKKEGYFRPEIDANILALVRMDQIASTFDSEKFPPSKFNVMEVQMAIMDHFIHGILTDKGRELFYKINNQD
- a CDS encoding DUF6922 domain-containing protein — protein: MKSIKSNTAYPNLPQRLFWDFDFDKLDWDKSYRTVIERVIERGTKTELTEMTRYYGKNLIKSALKDEINYLPEYAIDLVEQNFGLKRTQLKCYKKTQSRHQHWL
- the purL gene encoding phosphoribosylformylglycinamidine synthase, with translation MILFFQSPQKNTIYALEAKQPVAPEDLQKLSWLFGEASQLAQEKVEGSYAGPRKEMITPWSTNAVEITANMGISGILRIEEFSLLEEGQEIDPMLQAKYDGLGQDTFTIDLKPEEVLSITDIKSYNVQEGLALSDEEIGYLEKVSKSLGRPLTDSEVFGFSQVNSEHCRHKIFNGTFVIDGEEKENTLFQLIKKTSIKHPNKIVSAYKDNVAFVKGPKAQQFAPKSQDKADYFQPESIDTVLSLKAETHNFPTTVEPFNGAATGSGGEIRDRLAGGTASIPLAGTAVYMTSYSRSEAGRSWEKDLNERKWLYQTPMDILIKASNGASDFGNKFGQPLICGSVLTFEHEENDKQFGFDKVIMLAGGIGFTREKYSLKNTPVKGNKIVIMGGDNYRIGMGGSAVSSVNTGEFSNSIELNAIQRSNPEMQKRVANVIRAMAENDHNPIISIHDHGAGGHLNCLSELVEDTGGNIDIDKLPVGDPTLSAKEIIGNESQERMGLVIGEEHVETLKKISERERAPFYVVGETTGDMHFRFENKNSGEKPIDWDLSHMFGSSPKTILTDNKATTQYAEPVYQTADLKQYIAEVLQLEAVACKDWLTNKVDRSVTGRVATQQTTGAIQVPLNNVAVMAIDFTGKKGIATSIGHAPVAALTNPEAGSKLAIAEALTNLVWAPIEDGLSGISLSANWMWPAKNEGENDRLYRAVQSVSDFAIDLGINIPTGKDSLSMTQKYPDGKTVYSPGTVIISSVGECADIRKTVTPDLKPVTGTKLLYIDFSKDNAQLGGSSFAQVVNKIGNTPPTVKDNDYFAKAFMAVQQLVAKGLLLSGHDISSGGLITTLLEMTFPTKACGLNVKTDQLEEKDIIKALFAENPGVVVQAKDAKTVKANLEELGISYITIAEVTTDGKVTLEGVDMSLDVASHRDTWFKSSYLLDQKQSGQRLAKDRFDNYKQQPLEFTFGKNWEGTYDAFKLNPYRHEANGTKAAIIREKGVNGDREMAYALWLAGFDVKDVHMTDLITGRETLEDVNMIVFVGGFSNSDVLGSAKGWAGAFLFNEKAKTALDNFYARPDTLSLGVCNGCQLMIELGLINRDHDVKPKMLHNESHKFESSFVNVDIPENNTVMFGSLSGQRLGVWVAHGEGKFSLPKEEEAYNIGMKYSYQAYPGNPNGSDYAVAGLASRDGRHLAIMPHIERSLAPWNWPDYPEELIDQEITPWVEAFVNAKEWVASHQ
- a CDS encoding type IV toxin-antitoxin system AbiEi family antitoxin domain-containing protein codes for the protein MHLKTKGILSQIKKGLYTAGPGLTNDKPDLILLANHILGPSYVSMETALSHYGMIPERVFEITSMCTKSSREFHTLYGTFSYRQLPLTYYALGIRSTPVSTNQFALMATPEKAICDKIVTTPGTIRSIASAYNFLVENLRMDEFQLRKLDLESIRKWLVVSPKSSSIYYIIKMIERL